In one Notolabrus celidotus isolate fNotCel1 chromosome 1, fNotCel1.pri, whole genome shotgun sequence genomic region, the following are encoded:
- the LOC117811383 gene encoding transcription factor HES-5-like translates to MKPAEIRSSRQRPLQHTDPDMAPTITAAMTNSQEHLTLTHKLRKPQVEKLRRERINSSIEQLKSLLGPEFLKKEPDSKLEKADILEMTVCVLRRLQQQNQAVNSAAANKGYSRCVQEATHFLSREKVNMKSQRRLLNHFNKLQSSSEKNLREADFSPLSSTVQTSISKEKSPVNRAPWRPW, encoded by the exons ATGAAGCCAGCAGAGATCAGATCATCTCGACAGAGACCTCTACAGCACACAGATCCAGACATGGCTCCTACAATTACTGCAGCAATGACCAACTCTCAGGAGCACCTCACTCTGACTCACAAG ctcagaAAGCCTCAGGTGGAGAAGTTACGCAGAGAGCGAATCAACAGCAGCATTGAGCAGCTCAAGTCTCTCCTGGGTCCAGAGTTCCTCAAAAAGGAGCCAGACTCCAAGCTGGAGAAAGCAGACATCCTGGAGATGACAGTTTGTGTCCTGAGACgactgcagcagcagaatcAAGCTGTGAACTCAGCAGCTGCCAATAAGGGCTACTCCAGGTGTGTCCAAGAGGCCACACACTTCCTGTCCAGGGAGAAGGTGAACATGAAGTCCCAGAGGAGACTGCTGAACCACTTCAACAAGCTGCAGTCTTCCTCTGAGAAGAACCTGAGAGAGGCTGACTTCTCTCCTCTGAGCTCCACAGTCCAGACCAGCATCAGCAAAGAAAAGAGTCCAGTCAACAGAGCCCCCTGGCGGCCGTGGTAG
- the LOC117811462 gene encoding transcription factor HES-5-like: MAPTITAAMTNSQEHLTLTRKLRKPQVEKLRREQISSSIEQLKSLLGPEFLKQEPDSKLEKADILEMTVCVLRRLQQQQQQKHADFSPLSSTVQTSNTKEKSPVDSAPWRPW; the protein is encoded by the exons ATGGCTCCTACAATCACTGCAGCAATGACCAACTCTCAGGAGCACCTCACTCTGACTCGCA aaCTCAGAAAGCCTCAGGTGGAGAAGTTACGCAGAGAGCAAATCAGCAGCAGCATTGAGCAGCTCAAGTCTCTCCTGGGTCCAGAGTTTCTCAAACAGGAGCCAGACTCCAAGCTGGAGAAAGCAGACATCCTGGAGATGACAGTTTGTGTCCTGAGacgactgcagcagcagcagcagcagaagcatgCTGACTTCTCTCCTCTGAGCTCCACAGTCCAGACCAGCAACACCAAAGAGAAGAGTCCAGTCGACAGCGCCCCCTGGAGGCCGTGGTAG